From Candidatus Pedobacter colombiensis, one genomic window encodes:
- a CDS encoding 1,4-dihydroxy-6-naphthoate synthase, which translates to MKLSLGFSPCPNDTFIFDALIHHKIDTEGLEFEVFFDDVETLNQKALRGDLDITKLSFHAFSHVHEQYALLDSGSALGFGVGPLLICHDESLVAKREHLSADYKVGIPGKYTTANFLLGIAFPHLTNKQEMVFSDIETSLLENRIDLGLIIHENRFTYTEKGLHKIVDLGSYWEQLTGCAIPLGGIVINRNLDQETKEKVNRLIKKSVEFAFANPKSGIEFIRQHAQEMSEAVMYQHIELYVNKYSIELGEEGRKAIDVLFTMAQERGLIAPIKQNIYLIP; encoded by the coding sequence ATGAAACTTAGTCTTGGCTTTTCTCCCTGCCCTAATGATACTTTTATTTTTGATGCGCTGATTCATCATAAAATTGATACCGAAGGTTTAGAATTTGAAGTTTTTTTTGATGATGTGGAAACATTAAATCAAAAAGCGCTTAGGGGAGACCTGGATATCACAAAACTTAGTTTTCACGCATTCTCTCATGTTCATGAACAATATGCACTATTGGATTCTGGTAGCGCCTTGGGTTTTGGCGTAGGTCCGTTACTCATCTGTCATGATGAAAGTTTAGTAGCAAAACGGGAACATTTAAGCGCTGATTATAAAGTTGGAATCCCGGGTAAATACACAACCGCTAATTTTTTATTGGGCATTGCATTCCCCCATTTAACAAATAAACAGGAAATGGTTTTCTCGGACATAGAAACTTCTCTATTAGAAAATCGGATTGATCTGGGATTAATTATTCACGAAAATCGTTTTACCTACACTGAAAAAGGGTTGCATAAGATTGTTGACCTGGGGAGTTATTGGGAGCAATTAACAGGATGTGCCATCCCTTTAGGTGGAATTGTAATCAACAGAAACCTGGACCAGGAAACCAAAGAAAAGGTAAACAGATTGATTAAGAAATCGGTAGAATTTGCGTTTGCCAATCCAAAATCAGGAATTGAATTCATCAGACAACATGCGCAGGAAATGAGTGAAGCCGTGATGTATCAGCACATCGAACTCTATGTAAATAAATATAGCATTGAACTAGGTGAAGAAGGAAGAAAAGCCATTGATGTTTTATTTACAATGGCTCAGGAAAGAGGTTTAATAGCCCCCATTAAACAAAACATTTATTTAATCCCTTAA
- the gldD gene encoding gliding motility lipoprotein GldD, with translation MSLYSRNTMNLFLVTCLVMLSACNNNSYTPKPRGYFRIEFPAKLYQNYNKDCPFSFDYPKYANLVADSSTDTQPCWYNLNFPQFNGRLHLTYYDISSKKEYENLVEDARTFAFKHTVKANAIDQKIINYPERKVYGIYYAIEGNTASSVQFFLTDSLKHYFRGALYFNERPQYDSIQPVVSFIKKDIDRMINTFKWKN, from the coding sequence ATGAGTTTATACTCGAGAAACACAATGAACCTCTTTTTGGTTACATGCTTAGTGATGCTTTCTGCCTGTAACAATAACAGTTATACACCTAAACCAAGAGGGTATTTTAGGATAGAATTTCCGGCTAAGCTTTATCAGAACTATAATAAGGACTGTCCTTTTTCATTTGACTATCCAAAATATGCCAATTTAGTTGCCGATAGCAGTACGGATACTCAGCCTTGCTGGTATAATCTTAATTTCCCTCAATTTAATGGTCGTCTGCACTTAACGTATTACGACATTTCTTCAAAAAAAGAATATGAAAATTTAGTGGAAGATGCCCGTACATTTGCTTTTAAACATACAGTGAAGGCCAATGCTATCGACCAGAAGATCATTAATTATCCTGAAAGGAAGGTTTATGGCATTTATTATGCCATTGAAGGGAATACCGCTTCTTCTGTGCAGTTCTTTTTAACAGACAGTTTGAAGCATTACTTTAGGGGAGCCTTGTATTTTAATGAAAGACCTCAATATGATTCCATTCAGCCGGTGGTTTCTTTTATTAAGAAGGATATTGATCGAATGATCAATACATTTAAATGGAAAAATTAA
- a CDS encoding ABC transporter permease — MNTPFYIARRYLFAKKSTNAINIISAISAVGVFVGSAALIIILSVFNGFEEVVLKMFNTITPEIVIAPVQGKTFDANTTYFNELRKKKEIYSYTEVLSENALLRYNDKQSVGLVKGVSEDYLKNKRLDSITVDGVFKLENKSLNYAVIGSAIQNYLMVNTTDPFNPLQIYSPKKKSNFAGSINPADDFTILSIPVSGIFEVQQDFDNVAIVPLRFARLLLEEPVKVSSIEINLQKGIDPDKFKAHIEDKLGKTFEVKNRIQQNKVLYNILGSEKWAVYIILTFILIIAIFNIIGSLTMLVIDKLKDIAILSSLGAGKTLIKRIFLFEGMMITMAGCISGLIVGLIFCLLQQKFGLVKMSQDNLVITNAYPVALKWKDFLLVFLTVTVFSFVASALSSNLSVKKVNHLNQDL; from the coding sequence TTGAATACACCATTTTATATAGCACGCAGGTATCTTTTTGCAAAAAAATCTACCAATGCCATAAACATCATCTCTGCAATTTCTGCAGTTGGGGTTTTTGTAGGGAGCGCTGCTTTGATCATTATATTATCGGTGTTTAATGGTTTTGAGGAAGTTGTATTAAAAATGTTCAATACCATTACCCCGGAAATCGTTATTGCGCCCGTTCAAGGCAAAACATTCGATGCAAATACCACGTATTTTAATGAATTAAGAAAGAAAAAGGAAATCTATTCTTATACTGAAGTGTTGTCGGAAAATGCGCTGTTAAGGTATAATGATAAGCAATCGGTGGGCCTGGTTAAGGGAGTTAGTGAAGATTATTTGAAGAATAAAAGGTTAGACAGCATTACTGTTGATGGGGTGTTTAAGCTGGAAAATAAAAGTTTGAATTACGCGGTTATTGGTTCAGCAATTCAGAATTATCTAATGGTAAATACGACTGATCCATTTAATCCACTTCAGATATATTCACCTAAAAAGAAAAGCAATTTTGCAGGCTCAATTAACCCTGCTGATGACTTTACCATCCTTTCTATCCCTGTCTCCGGTATCTTTGAAGTTCAGCAAGATTTCGATAATGTTGCGATTGTTCCTTTAAGATTTGCCCGGCTGCTGCTGGAAGAGCCTGTAAAAGTATCTTCTATTGAAATTAATTTGCAGAAAGGGATCGACCCGGATAAGTTTAAAGCTCACATTGAAGATAAGCTTGGAAAGACCTTCGAGGTAAAGAACAGGATACAACAAAATAAGGTTCTTTACAATATTTTAGGAAGTGAAAAATGGGCAGTATACATTATCCTTACCTTTATATTGATTATTGCCATATTTAACATCATAGGCTCTTTAACAATGCTCGTTATTGATAAGCTAAAAGATATTGCCATTCTTAGTAGTCTTGGTGCAGGAAAGACGTTAATCAAGCGTATTTTCCTTTTCGAAGGAATGATGATCACCATGGCTGGCTGTATCTCAGGGTTAATCGTGGGCTTAATCTTTTGTCTGTTACAGCAGAAATTTGGGTTGGTAAAAATGTCACAAGATAATCTTGTGATTACCAATGCCTATCCTGTCGCATTAAAATGGAAAGATTTTTTGCTTGTATTTCTAACAGTAACTGTTTTTTCTTTTGTGGCATCAGCTTTGTCATCTAATTTGAGCGTGAAGAAAGTAAACCATTTAAATCAAGATCTTTAA
- the mqnB gene encoding futalosine hydrolase, which translates to MKILLVAATRAEIALLATHFHLPDQDFVRTKDFDLLITGVGMTATAFALGKHLSNHYKLILNLGIAGAFDRNIPLGTVVNVKTDEFAELGAENGNSFLSIDELGFGKARYTAVNNLLHDGVEKLQKVHGITVNKVHGNENSILKVLKQSNPIVESMEGAAVLYCCEKESLPCLQIRSISNYVEPRNKEKWQIGLAIKNLNEWAIGFLTNT; encoded by the coding sequence ATTAGCCACACACTTCCATTTACCAGATCAGGATTTTGTGCGAACAAAAGACTTTGACCTGCTAATTACAGGCGTAGGCATGACTGCTACTGCTTTTGCATTGGGTAAACACTTATCAAACCACTACAAGCTTATATTAAATCTCGGTATTGCCGGTGCTTTTGATCGTAACATTCCATTGGGGACTGTGGTAAATGTAAAAACAGATGAATTTGCCGAACTTGGAGCCGAAAATGGGAATAGCTTTTTGAGTATTGACGAACTGGGATTTGGCAAAGCCCGCTATACGGCAGTAAACAATTTGCTCCATGACGGCGTAGAAAAACTACAAAAGGTACATGGGATAACCGTAAATAAGGTTCATGGCAATGAAAACAGTATCCTTAAAGTGCTAAAGCAATCCAATCCTATCGTAGAAAGTATGGAAGGTGCCGCAGTGCTTTATTGCTGCGAAAAGGAATCTTTACCTTGCCTGCAGATACGTAGCATATCCAACTATGTGGAACCCCGAAACAAAGAAAAATGGCAGATTGGACTGGCCATAAAAAACCTTAACGAATGGGCAATAGGATTTTTGACAAATACATAA
- a CDS encoding MBL fold metallo-hydrolase, which produces MISIKQFTFNPVRENTYILFDETGECVIIDPGMYDAAEQNAVVNFIKDQNLKPVLLLNTHCHYDHVFGNKFVYDNWGLKPQFHKGELYVLQAIPGYVPQLGLHYELSPEPEVFLPESGKVNFGNSQLELIFAPGHSPAHLCFYAAADNFLIGGDVLFYCSIGRTDLPGGNHLQLINSIKNNLFILPDDCKVYPGHGQSTTIGFEKQHNPFLQ; this is translated from the coding sequence ATGATAAGTATTAAACAATTCACCTTTAATCCTGTAAGGGAAAACACATATATCCTGTTTGATGAAACCGGTGAATGTGTGATCATTGATCCGGGAATGTATGATGCTGCCGAGCAAAATGCAGTGGTGAATTTTATTAAAGATCAGAATCTTAAGCCCGTACTTTTACTAAATACACATTGCCATTATGATCATGTGTTTGGTAATAAGTTTGTTTACGACAATTGGGGGTTAAAGCCTCAATTTCATAAAGGCGAGCTGTATGTGTTACAAGCTATCCCGGGTTATGTACCACAGTTGGGTTTGCACTATGAGCTTTCGCCCGAGCCCGAGGTATTTTTACCGGAATCTGGCAAGGTAAACTTTGGTAATAGTCAGCTGGAACTTATATTTGCACCTGGACATTCTCCTGCACATTTATGTTTTTATGCCGCGGCTGATAACTTTTTAATCGGAGGAGACGTATTGTTTTATTGCAGTATTGGTCGTACAGACCTTCCGGGAGGCAACCATTTACAATTAATCAATAGTATCAAAAATAACTTGTTTATATTGCCGGATGATTGCAAAGTTTACCCTGGGCATGGTCAGTCTACAACAATAGGTTTTGAAAAACAACATAATCCTTTTTTGCAATAA